One genomic window of Luteitalea sp. includes the following:
- a CDS encoding TIM barrel protein: MTMSIEERSMTRRSFIWCSSRTLAAVSLGASVPALGRTVGAVSAWQSAPASVLRRIGITTVCFRDRFTATRDRKAGPLPAGQELTLLTAPKFIADALGLHNVEIWSMQFADTSIDYCREIKAAAAAVGSRIINIQVDGPENLSDPDEAARSESIASIKQWMDRAAAVGASMLRANTGGGPPDAWDVERTADSFRQLAEYGKQIGVTILIENHVGYSADIDKVVAIAKTVDDPSCRVIADWGNTPSGSPEAQVAGLSKLFPYLELVSAKQLDFDDENRHINYDVVPLIKATEASGFQGIYSIEFYGRPPKDTIAAAKAMIQALTANISAR, encoded by the coding sequence ATGACGATGAGCATCGAGGAGAGATCCATGACGCGCCGGTCGTTCATTTGGTGTAGCAGCCGCACGCTGGCGGCGGTGTCGCTTGGTGCGAGCGTGCCCGCGCTCGGCCGGACCGTGGGGGCGGTCAGTGCGTGGCAGTCGGCTCCTGCATCGGTCCTGAGGCGGATCGGGATCACGACGGTCTGCTTCCGCGACCGCTTCACCGCCACCCGTGATCGGAAGGCGGGCCCGCTGCCGGCCGGCCAGGAGCTCACGCTGCTGACCGCGCCGAAGTTCATCGCCGACGCGCTCGGCCTCCACAACGTGGAGATTTGGAGCATGCAATTCGCCGACACCTCGATCGACTACTGCCGGGAGATCAAAGCGGCAGCGGCGGCCGTAGGCTCGCGGATCATCAACATCCAGGTGGATGGCCCGGAGAACCTCTCCGACCCAGACGAGGCGGCGCGGTCTGAATCCATCGCGTCCATCAAGCAGTGGATGGATCGGGCGGCTGCGGTCGGCGCGTCCATGCTGCGCGCGAACACCGGCGGTGGACCGCCTGACGCCTGGGACGTGGAGCGCACCGCCGACTCGTTCCGCCAACTGGCGGAGTACGGCAAACAGATCGGCGTGACGATCCTGATCGAGAACCACGTAGGGTACAGCGCGGATATCGACAAGGTCGTCGCCATCGCGAAGACCGTCGACGATCCGAGCTGTCGTGTCATCGCGGACTGGGGCAACACTCCGTCGGGCTCTCCGGAGGCGCAGGTCGCGGGGTTGAGCAAGCTGTTCCCGTATCTCGAGCTGGTGTCGGCCAAACAGCTCGACTTCGATGACGAGAACCGCCACATCAACTACGACGTCGTTCCACTCATCAAAGCCACGGAGGCCTCCGGCTTCCAGGGCATCTACTCGATCGAGTTCTACGGGCGTCCACCGAAGGACACGATTGCCGCGGCGAAGGCCATGATTCAGGCGCTGACGGCGAACATCTCGGCCCGATAA